In Ctenopharyngodon idella isolate HZGC_01 chromosome 1, HZGC01, whole genome shotgun sequence, a single genomic region encodes these proteins:
- the morc3b gene encoding MORC family CW-type zinc finger protein 3b: MATRKRGIPLSTISPKFLHANSTSHTWPFSAIAELIDNAYDPDVRARQIWIDWTRIRGLDCLSFMDNGEGLTRARLHKMLSFGFSEKKAVKFHIPVGVYGNGFKSGSMRLGKDAIVFTKTRDTMSVGLLSQSYLEAIGAQRVLVPMITFRRDGRNHMEDGASLRAILSHSLFSSERELFAELRAISAAGQTGTRIIIWNLRTTTNGDTEFDFDTDKYDILIRATISERSNSGLAMTPESEYSLRAYCSILYLKPRMQIIIRGQRVKSQLISKSLAHIAQDNYRPSFLNKRVRITFGYNTKSKEHYGIMMYHKNRLIKPYVKVSCQCKAERKGVGVIGVIECNFLQPTHNKQDFDDTDKYRKIMHNLSIKLEEYWNEIRYKRKKEDPNCTVAIEDVLKVPDQVWVQCDSCLKWRRLPDGITELPDKWFCSMNYDPQFRSCLVEEELEDEEEDQKSYPKPFKRQRRNTKTEFEENDPESTQTQDRPGSLSSSQAPRHPPASVLSGLSLAERSPLPLINLTAVSSSLRRAKQTFFTTEQQTPSSLVPPLTAPQELSSQTHYWPALNKERKILTQSDTLVNKAESEMMEGFESHQGPAAAEETCERDASSGTGRGYSSAVEEIIELPLKSEKKGVVHHEGHVDDEEEEEEEEEWNLIEVQQWQDELMQLMHETAEERDLCQQELEVLREHSAALEDERNKLISRLERVEEEKTSLSALCDQLKSQLSELREQSQRGKEEKDDRSKLRTLRLNLSRLLVSFIPSLHLEHVDYNSDVIDTILIQVLEQIT; this comes from the exons ATGGCCACCAGAAAACGTGGCATTCCTCTGAGCACA ATCAGTCCAAAATTTCTTCACGCTAATTCCACAAGCCACACCTGGCCATTCAGCGCTATAGCTGAGCTGATTG ATAATGCTTATGACCCAGATGTTCGTGCCAGACAGATCTGGATAGACTGGACACGTATCAGAGGACTAGACTGCCTCTCTTTTATGGATAATGGAGAGGGTTTGACAAGAGCCAGACTGCATAAGATGCTCAG ctttggTTTCAGCGAGAAGAAAGCAGTGAAATTTCACATTCCAGTCGGTGTTTACGGCAATGGGTTTAAATCGGGGTCCATGCGTCTGGGAAAAGATGCCATTGTTTTCACAAAGACCAGAGACACCATGAGTGTTGGACTCCTGTCCCAGTCTTACCTCGAGGCCATCGGAGCTCAGCGAGTCTTGGTGCCCATGATCACGTTTAGACGCGATGGACGTAACCA CATGGAGGATGGAGCCAGTCTGAGAGCGAtcctctcacactctctcttcAGCTCAGAGAGAGAGCTGTTCGCAGAGCTCCGCGCCATCAGCGCTGCTGGACAGACAGGAACACGAATCATCATCTGGAATCTTCGCAC GACCACAAATGGCGACACTGAATTTGACTTTGACACAGATAAATATGACATTCTGATCAGGGCGACCATCAGCGAGAGGAGCAACAGTGGTCTCGCCATGACTCCAGAAAGTGAATACTCATTACGG GCATACTGTAGCATCTTATACCTGAAGCCTCGCATGCAAATCATTATTCGAGGGCAAAGAGTGAAGAGCCAGCTGATATCCAAGAGTCTGGCTCATATTGCGCAGGACAACTACAGGCCGTCATTCCTT AACAAGCGTGTACGTATCACTTTCGGATACAACACCAAAAGCAAAGAGCATTATGGGATTATGATGTACCATAAGAACAGGCTAATAAAGCCATACGTGAAAGTGAGCTGCCAATGTAAG GCCGAAAGAAAAGGTGTGGGCGTTATTGGTGTTATAGAGTGCAATTTCCTTCAGCCCACTCACAACAAACAAGACTTTGATGACACCGATAAATACAG GAAGATCATGCACAACCTCAGCATAAAGCTGGAGGAGTATTGGAACGAAATCCGCTACAAACGAAAGAAAGAGGATCCAAATTGCACAGTTGCAATAGAGGATGTGTT GAAAGTTCCAGATCAAGTCTGGGTGCAGTGTGACAGCTGCCTGAAGTGGAGGAGGCTTCCAGATGGCATCACTGAGCTGCCGGATAAATGGTTCTGCAGCATGAACTACGACCCACAGTTCAG GAGCTGCTTGGTAGAAGAAGAACTAGAGGATGAGGAGGAAGATCAGAAGTCGTACCCTAAACCCTTTAAACGGCA GAGGAGAAATACAAAGACTGAGTTTGAGGAGAATGATCCAGAG AGCACACAGACTCAAGACAGACCAGGATCATTATCAAGCAGTCAGGCACCCAGACATCCACCAGCCTCTGTTTTGTCTG GACTGTCTTTAGCTGAGAGGTCTCCTTTGCCCCTCATTAACCTGACTGCTGTCTCCAGCTCTCTGAGAAG aGCAAAACAGACGTTTTTTACCACAGAACAACAGACGCCATCCTCTCTTGTCCCCCCTCTCACCGCACCACAAGAGCTCTCCTCACAGACTCACTACTGGCCTGCTTTGAATAAGGAGAGAAAGATTCTCACGCAATCTGACACACTCGTGAACAAAGCTGAGAGCGAAATGATGGAGGGATTTGAGTCGCATCAGGGGCCCGCTGCTGCAGAAGAGACATGTGAAAGAGATGCGTCATCTGGGACAGGGAGGGGATACAGCTCAGCTGTGGAAGAGATAATTGAATTGCCCTTGAAAAGTGAGAAGAAAGGGGTGGTGCATCATGAAGGTCATGTTGATgatgaagaagaggaggaggaggaagaggaatgGAACTTGATAGAGGTGCAACAGTGGCAAGATGAGCTAATGCAGCTGATGCATGAGACAGCGGAGGAGAGAGACCTGTGCCAACAGGAACTGGAGGTGCTTAGAGAGCACAGCGCCGCCCTGGAGGACGAAAGGAACAAGCTCATCAGCAGG CTGGAGAGGGTAGAGGAGGAGAAGACCAGCCTTTCTGCCCTGTGTGATCAGCTGAAGAGTCAACTGTCGGAGCTCAGGGAACAGAGCCAGAGAGGAAAAGAAGAGAAAGACGACCGCTCCAAACTGAGGACACTGCGTCTAAATCTGAGCCGTCTGCTGGTGTCTTTCATTCCTTCTCTTCATCTTGAGCATGTGGACTACAACAGTGATGTCATAGATACAATCCTCATCCAGGTTCTAGAACAGATCACATAA
- the cbr1 gene encoding LOW QUALITY PROTEIN: carbonyl reductase [NADPH] 1 (The sequence of the model RefSeq protein was modified relative to this genomic sequence to represent the inferred CDS: deleted 1 base in 1 codon), translating to MSNSKVALVTGANKGIGFAIVRAMCKEYAGDVYLTARDVGRGTAAVDSLKKEGLTPLFHQLDINDPNSVRTARDFFKEKYGGLDVLINNAGIAFKMADTTPFGIQADVTMKTNFFATRDMCNVFLPIIKPGGRMVNVSSVMGSVALSRCSPELQARFRSDDITEEELIGLMERFVRDAQEGVHSERGWPSTAYGVSKTGLTTLTRILARNLMKERPGDEILCNACCPGWVRTDMAGPNATKSPDEGAITPVYLALLPAGAKEPHGQFVSEKQVQPW from the exons ATGAGCAACAGCAAAGTAGCTCTGGTCACTGGTGCAAATAAAGGCATCGGGTTCGCAATCGTGCGGGCAATGTGCAAAGAGTACGCCGGGGACGTGTACCTGACAGCCCGGGATGTCGGTCGAGGAACCGCAGCGGTGGACAGTCTGAAGAAGGAGGGGCTGACACCGCTTTTCCATCAGCTGGACATCAATGACCCCAACAGCGTCCGCACCGCACGAGAC TTCTTCAAGGAGAAGTACGGGGGCCTGGACGTGCTCATCAACAACGCTGGGATCGCCTTTAAAA TGGCAGACACAACTCCCTTTGGGATCCAAGCagatgtgacaatgaagaccaATTTCTTTGCTACTAGAGATATGTGCAATGTGTTCTTGCCCATTATCAAACCAGGAG GTCGGATGGTGAATGTCTCCAGCGTAATGGGCTCGGTGGCTTTAAGCCGCTGCAGTCCAGAACTCCAGGCCCGTTTCCGAAGCGATGACATCACAGAGGAAGAACTGATTGGGCTGATGGAGCGATTCGTCCGTGACGCTCAGGAAGGTGTCCATTCAGAGCGAGGCTGGCCCAGCACTGCGTATGGGGTCTCCAAAACCGGCCTCACCACCCTGACTAGAATCCTAGCCCGAAATCTGATGAAAGAGAGACCTGGAGATGAGATCCTGTGCAATGCCTGCTGTCCAGGATGGGTCAGGACCGACATGGCTGGACCAAATGCGACCAAATCTCCAGATGAGGGCGCCATCACTCCAGTGTACTTGGCATTGCTGCCTGCAGGGGCCAAAGAGCCCCATGGGCAGTTTGTTTCAGAGAAGCAAGTGCAGCCCTGGTGA
- the setd4 gene encoding SET domain-containing protein 4 isoform X1, whose protein sequence is MNKAGCRAGRRARKKRRKKHESHASKVTLTHEAQFVLLRRWLKERGFASQSLIPVNFHDTGRGLMAAQTIKAKDMVISLPEKCLLTSSTVLKSYMGDYIKRWHPPISPLLALCCFLIAERHRGDASEWSPYINILPKTYTCPVYFSDDIIGLLPGSLQKKATEQKEQFQELCCSSLMFFHSLQPLFKQPTEELFTQDALQWAWCSVNTRTVYMEHDQSNYLSREKDVYALAPYLDLLNHCPNVQVEAGFNKETHCYEVRSVQGCKKFQQAFINYGPHDNHRLLLEYGFVAPGNPHSVVYVDLGTLKLCLDERDKQLTQKLLYLKDNNFLRNLTFGMDGPSWRLMTALRLLSLKPEQYTSWKSVLLGAAVSQDREEWCIQSALKLCNNLTDGNVKALERLSQLKQGANMSRLEQLCVVESLRQEEQRILEHTRVVLQNLQRQQSLW, encoded by the exons ATGAATAAAGCTGGGTGTCGTGCTGGGAGAAGAGCGAGGAAAAAAAGACGGAAAAAACACGAGTCGCACGCCTCCAAAG TTACTCTGACTCACGAAGCACAGTTTGTTCTTTTGAGGAGATGGCTGAAAGAAAGAGGATTCGCCTCACAGTCTCTCATCCCTGTCAACTTCCATG ACACTGGAAGGGGGCTTATGGCAGCTCAGACTATCAAG GCCAAAGACATGGTGATTTCCTTACCTGAGAAATGCTTACTGACATCCAGCACAGTTCTGAAGAGTTACATGGGTGACTATATAAAAAG ATGGCATCCTCCCATATCTCCTCTTCTGGCTCTTTGTTGTTTCCTCATTGCTGAGAGACATCGTGGAGATGCATCAGAGTGGAGTCCCTACATTAATATCCTCCCAAAGACCTACACGTGCCCTGTGTacttctctgatgacatcatTGGCCTTTTGCCTGGGAGTCTCCAGAAAAAAGCTACGGAGCAGAAAGAACAGTTTCAGGAACTCTGTTGCTCTTCACTGATGTTTTTTCACTCCCTCCAGCCACTTTTCAAACAGCCCACAGAGGAGTTGTTTACCCAGGATGCGCTGCAGTGGGCTTGGTGTAGCGTTAACACTCGTACGGTGTACATGGAACATGATCAGAGCAACTATCTCTCCAGGGAGAAGGACGTTTATGCACTTGCACCATACCTTGACCTGCTGAACCACTGTCCTAATGTCCAA GTTGAAGCTGGCTTCAACAAAGAAACTCACTGCTACGAGGTTAGAAGTGTCCAAGGCTGTAAGAAGTTCCAGCAAGCATTCATCAATTACGGTCCTCATGATAATCACAGACTGCTTTTGGAATATGGCTTTGTTGCCCCTGGCAACCCCCACAGTGTAGTATATGTTGATTTAG GAACTCTAAAATTGTGTCTAGATGAAAGAGACAAACAGctaacacaaaaactactcTACCTAAAGgataataattttttaag AAACTTGACATTTGGGATGGATGGCCCTTCCTGGCGACTGATGACTGCACTGAGACTGCTGTCATTGAAACCTGAGCAATA TACCAGTTGGAAGAGTGTCCTCTTGGGGGCAGCAGTGAGCCAGGATAGGGAAGAGTGGTGCATTCAGTCTGCCCTTAAGCTTTGCAATAACCTCACTGATGGCAATGTCAAAGCTCTAGAGAGG CTATCACAGCTCAAACAGGGTGCAAACATGTCTCGCCTTGAACAACTGTGTGTGGTGGAGAGCCTGAGACAAGAGGAGCAAAGGATTCTGGAACACACACGAGTGGTTCTTCAAAACCTCCAGAGACAACAGTCACTGTGGTAA
- the setd4 gene encoding SET domain-containing protein 4 isoform X2, producing the protein MNKAGCRAGRRARKKRRKKHESHASKVTLTHEAQFVLLRRWLKERGFASQSLIPVNFHDTGRGLMAAQTIKAKDMVISLPEKCLLTSSTVLKSYMGDYIKRWHPPISPLLALCCFLIAERHRGDASEWSPYINILPKTYTCPVYFSDDIIGLLPGSLQKKATEQKEQFQELCCSSLMFFHSLQPLFKQPTEELFTQDALQWAWCSVNTRTVYMEHDQSNYLSREKDVYALAPYLDLLNHCPNVQVEAGFNKETHCYEVRSVQGCKKFQQAFINYGPHDNHRLLLEYGFVAPGNPHSVVYVDLET; encoded by the exons ATGAATAAAGCTGGGTGTCGTGCTGGGAGAAGAGCGAGGAAAAAAAGACGGAAAAAACACGAGTCGCACGCCTCCAAAG TTACTCTGACTCACGAAGCACAGTTTGTTCTTTTGAGGAGATGGCTGAAAGAAAGAGGATTCGCCTCACAGTCTCTCATCCCTGTCAACTTCCATG ACACTGGAAGGGGGCTTATGGCAGCTCAGACTATCAAG GCCAAAGACATGGTGATTTCCTTACCTGAGAAATGCTTACTGACATCCAGCACAGTTCTGAAGAGTTACATGGGTGACTATATAAAAAG ATGGCATCCTCCCATATCTCCTCTTCTGGCTCTTTGTTGTTTCCTCATTGCTGAGAGACATCGTGGAGATGCATCAGAGTGGAGTCCCTACATTAATATCCTCCCAAAGACCTACACGTGCCCTGTGTacttctctgatgacatcatTGGCCTTTTGCCTGGGAGTCTCCAGAAAAAAGCTACGGAGCAGAAAGAACAGTTTCAGGAACTCTGTTGCTCTTCACTGATGTTTTTTCACTCCCTCCAGCCACTTTTCAAACAGCCCACAGAGGAGTTGTTTACCCAGGATGCGCTGCAGTGGGCTTGGTGTAGCGTTAACACTCGTACGGTGTACATGGAACATGATCAGAGCAACTATCTCTCCAGGGAGAAGGACGTTTATGCACTTGCACCATACCTTGACCTGCTGAACCACTGTCCTAATGTCCAA GTTGAAGCTGGCTTCAACAAAGAAACTCACTGCTACGAGGTTAGAAGTGTCCAAGGCTGTAAGAAGTTCCAGCAAGCATTCATCAATTACGGTCCTCATGATAATCACAGACTGCTTTTGGAATATGGCTTTGTTGCCCCTGGCAACCCCCACAGTGTAGTATATGTTGATTTAG AAACTTGA
- the cryzl1 gene encoding quinone oxidoreductase-like protein 1 isoform X3 — protein sequence MKGLYCKPGGDHQGDVKFVLQETNVPTNIGSHQVKVQVKSCALSPVDFKLYEDLKLENEHVPVGREITGVVLQVGPKVTFFQPDDEVVGILPVDAEQSGLCSVVLIDEYNLVQKPEKVSWFEAAAVIKDGLRAYTALHTLARMAAGQTVLVLDGAGPFGVLAIQLAHYHGVKVLATALSPDDQKFLEELRPSVGVQESLLARVIRMWDSKENLVDSCLEETGGLGVDIIIDSGVRLYEEEAEAQRHRPHKHDLLTLLSVGGHWVTTEQHLQLDPPDSHILFLKAASLSFLNDEVWTASRARQGRYLHILKDVMDKLSTGTFRPQSEDPVPLYEATVSMEMVQRKQMRKRIVVKL from the exons ATGAAGGGACTTTACTGCAAACCAGGAGGAGACCACCAGGGTGATGTGAAGTTTGTCTTACAGGAGACG AATGTACCCACTAACATTGGCAGCCATCAGGTCAAAGTTCAAGTAAAAAGCTGCGCACTTAGTCCAGTTGATTTTAAG CTGTATGAGGACCTCAAGCTTGAGAACGAGCATGTCCCAGTTGGAAGGGAGATCACTGGGGTTGTTCTACAAG TTGGACCCAAAGTGACGTTTTTCCAGCCAGATGATGAGGTTGTTG GAATTCTCCCTGTGGATGCTGAGCAGTCTGGCCTTTGTTCTGTTGTGCTTATTGATGAATATAATTTAG TTCAGAAGCCTGAGAAAGTGAGCTGGTTCGAAGCAGCAGCAGTGATTAAAGACGGTCTCAGGGCCTACACAGCTCTCCATACTCTGGCTCGGATGGCTGCAGGTCAGACTGTACTAGTGCTGGATGGGGCTGGT CCCTTTGGAGTTCTGGCCATTCAGCTCGCCCACTATCACGGTGTGAAAGTCCTGGCTACGGCTTTGTCTCCGGACGACCAGAAGTTTTTGGAAGAGCTCCGGCCGAGTGTGG GAGTGCAGGAATCACTTTTGG CTCGAGTGATCAGAATGTGGGACTCAAAGGAGAACTTGGTGGACTCGTGTCTTGAAGAAACTGGAGGTCTTGGAGTGGACATCATCATTGATTCAGGAG TGAGACTCTATGAGGAGGAGGCAGAAGCTCAGAGGCATCGCCCACATAAACATGACCTCCTTACCCTTCTTTCAGTTGGAGGTCATTGGGTCACCACAGAACAACACTTACAG CTGGACCCTCCTGACAGCCACATTCTCTTCCTGAAGGCAGCATCTCTCTCGTTCCTTAATGATGAGGTGTGGACAGCATCCCGTGCCAGGCAGGGCCGATATCTTC ATATCTTGAAAGATGTGATGGATAAACTCAGCACAGGGACTTTCAG GCCGCAGTCGGAGGACCCTGTGCCTTTATATGAAGCCACTGTCTCCATGGAGATGGTGCAGAGAAAGCAAATGAGGAAGAGAATAGTTGTCAAGCTTTGA
- the cryzl1 gene encoding quinone oxidoreductase-like protein 1 isoform X1: MRHIKGLCKGKQAASMQETAKIAMKGLYCKPGGDHQGDVKFVLQETNVPTNIGSHQVKVQVKSCALSPVDFKLYEDLKLENEHVPVGREITGVVLQVGPKVTFFQPDDEVVGILPVDAEQSGLCSVVLIDEYNLVQKPEKVSWFEAAAVIKDGLRAYTALHTLARMAAGQTVLVLDGAGPFGVLAIQLAHYHGVKVLATALSPDDQKFLEELRPSVGVQESLLARVIRMWDSKENLVDSCLEETGGLGVDIIIDSGVRLYEEEAEAQRHRPHKHDLLTLLSVGGHWVTTEQHLQLDPPDSHILFLKAASLSFLNDEVWTASRARQGRYLHILKDVMDKLSTGTFRPQSEDPVPLYEATVSMEMVQRKQMRKRIVVKL; this comes from the exons ATGCGACACATAAAGGGGTTATGCAAAGGAAAACAAGCCGCTAGTATGCAAGA AACAGCTAAAATTGCCATGAAGGGACTTTACTGCAAACCAGGAGGAGACCACCAGGGTGATGTGAAGTTTGTCTTACAGGAGACG AATGTACCCACTAACATTGGCAGCCATCAGGTCAAAGTTCAAGTAAAAAGCTGCGCACTTAGTCCAGTTGATTTTAAG CTGTATGAGGACCTCAAGCTTGAGAACGAGCATGTCCCAGTTGGAAGGGAGATCACTGGGGTTGTTCTACAAG TTGGACCCAAAGTGACGTTTTTCCAGCCAGATGATGAGGTTGTTG GAATTCTCCCTGTGGATGCTGAGCAGTCTGGCCTTTGTTCTGTTGTGCTTATTGATGAATATAATTTAG TTCAGAAGCCTGAGAAAGTGAGCTGGTTCGAAGCAGCAGCAGTGATTAAAGACGGTCTCAGGGCCTACACAGCTCTCCATACTCTGGCTCGGATGGCTGCAGGTCAGACTGTACTAGTGCTGGATGGGGCTGGT CCCTTTGGAGTTCTGGCCATTCAGCTCGCCCACTATCACGGTGTGAAAGTCCTGGCTACGGCTTTGTCTCCGGACGACCAGAAGTTTTTGGAAGAGCTCCGGCCGAGTGTGG GAGTGCAGGAATCACTTTTGG CTCGAGTGATCAGAATGTGGGACTCAAAGGAGAACTTGGTGGACTCGTGTCTTGAAGAAACTGGAGGTCTTGGAGTGGACATCATCATTGATTCAGGAG TGAGACTCTATGAGGAGGAGGCAGAAGCTCAGAGGCATCGCCCACATAAACATGACCTCCTTACCCTTCTTTCAGTTGGAGGTCATTGGGTCACCACAGAACAACACTTACAG CTGGACCCTCCTGACAGCCACATTCTCTTCCTGAAGGCAGCATCTCTCTCGTTCCTTAATGATGAGGTGTGGACAGCATCCCGTGCCAGGCAGGGCCGATATCTTC ATATCTTGAAAGATGTGATGGATAAACTCAGCACAGGGACTTTCAG GCCGCAGTCGGAGGACCCTGTGCCTTTATATGAAGCCACTGTCTCCATGGAGATGGTGCAGAGAAAGCAAATGAGGAAGAGAATAGTTGTCAAGCTTTGA
- the cryzl1 gene encoding quinone oxidoreductase-like protein 1 isoform X2 has product MRHIKGLCKGKQAASMQETAKIAMKGLYCKPGGDHQGDVKFVLQETNVPTNIGSHQVKVQVKSCALSPVDFKLYEDLKLENEHVPVGREITGVVLQVGPKVTFFQPDDEVVGILPVDAEQSGLCSVVLIDEYNLVQKPEKVSWFEAAAVIKDGLRAYTALHTLARMAAGQTVLVLDGAGPFGVLAIQLAHYHGVKVLATALSPDDQKFLEELRPSVARVIRMWDSKENLVDSCLEETGGLGVDIIIDSGVRLYEEEAEAQRHRPHKHDLLTLLSVGGHWVTTEQHLQLDPPDSHILFLKAASLSFLNDEVWTASRARQGRYLHILKDVMDKLSTGTFRPQSEDPVPLYEATVSMEMVQRKQMRKRIVVKL; this is encoded by the exons ATGCGACACATAAAGGGGTTATGCAAAGGAAAACAAGCCGCTAGTATGCAAGA AACAGCTAAAATTGCCATGAAGGGACTTTACTGCAAACCAGGAGGAGACCACCAGGGTGATGTGAAGTTTGTCTTACAGGAGACG AATGTACCCACTAACATTGGCAGCCATCAGGTCAAAGTTCAAGTAAAAAGCTGCGCACTTAGTCCAGTTGATTTTAAG CTGTATGAGGACCTCAAGCTTGAGAACGAGCATGTCCCAGTTGGAAGGGAGATCACTGGGGTTGTTCTACAAG TTGGACCCAAAGTGACGTTTTTCCAGCCAGATGATGAGGTTGTTG GAATTCTCCCTGTGGATGCTGAGCAGTCTGGCCTTTGTTCTGTTGTGCTTATTGATGAATATAATTTAG TTCAGAAGCCTGAGAAAGTGAGCTGGTTCGAAGCAGCAGCAGTGATTAAAGACGGTCTCAGGGCCTACACAGCTCTCCATACTCTGGCTCGGATGGCTGCAGGTCAGACTGTACTAGTGCTGGATGGGGCTGGT CCCTTTGGAGTTCTGGCCATTCAGCTCGCCCACTATCACGGTGTGAAAGTCCTGGCTACGGCTTTGTCTCCGGACGACCAGAAGTTTTTGGAAGAGCTCCGGCCGAGTGTGG CTCGAGTGATCAGAATGTGGGACTCAAAGGAGAACTTGGTGGACTCGTGTCTTGAAGAAACTGGAGGTCTTGGAGTGGACATCATCATTGATTCAGGAG TGAGACTCTATGAGGAGGAGGCAGAAGCTCAGAGGCATCGCCCACATAAACATGACCTCCTTACCCTTCTTTCAGTTGGAGGTCATTGGGTCACCACAGAACAACACTTACAG CTGGACCCTCCTGACAGCCACATTCTCTTCCTGAAGGCAGCATCTCTCTCGTTCCTTAATGATGAGGTGTGGACAGCATCCCGTGCCAGGCAGGGCCGATATCTTC ATATCTTGAAAGATGTGATGGATAAACTCAGCACAGGGACTTTCAG GCCGCAGTCGGAGGACCCTGTGCCTTTATATGAAGCCACTGTCTCCATGGAGATGGTGCAGAGAAAGCAAATGAGGAAGAGAATAGTTGTCAAGCTTTGA